In Plasmodium vinckei vinckei genome assembly, chromosome: PVVCY_06, the genomic window tttacttatatatgttttatttttttttattttattcacaTGCCTgtactatatatatgcatactgATGTATATATGACAAACCACAGctggtttttttttaaattttttttttgtaaaaaatttgatgatttaattaaatataaaaatacaaattataaatcaGTAAATATaggtatgtatatatatataatatatttttaaaaaattattttattcggaataaaatatatttataaatttaataagaATACTAAAACACAAACATCAAATATTATGCCCaatccatatttttaatttataagaaaatatgtaaaaaaacaaacaagtatataatatataaaaatatatatgtggaagtttttattttttctttttttactttagaattttttaaatatttttagcaAAGATTATTCttgaaattttttgaacggttctacaatatatattccgttattttattatgcatatatattatatatattttttgtttttttttcagtaCCTATTTAATATAGCAAAATAAGTttgttgtatatataatcacAAATTCTTTTGAAAAACggtaaatttaattttaataattaaaagaaaaagtaaaaaaattaataaatatttttaatttttattttattgctAAAACTATATCAAAAATTAGTTCgtattaatatgtatacCTTCAGTTTAATGACCGTAGGTTAAAAACtggtattatatttttacatataatgaaataaattgttataaaaaatttatacaaCAATAAAATTGGTACTTAGTTCACTATTTATTGAAAGATTGAATTTGATtagttgtttttttttcatacttactaagaaaaaaaagcatGGCAACACAATTTgagtatataaaataatgttgtAACAAACCATAtttgataaataattttataataaaaatttttgttaaaaaaattaacaaaatatttaacaCTATGCAAGTTATCTTTGTAGTTGTCTTATAAATGTAACACTGATCTTTTCCCCATTTTAAAAGTATTATATccacaatatattttttttcaacaatATTAAAGACAGCACAATAAATTTATCTCATTACATAATGGCACTTATATTGCTATccaattaaatatatggcGTTGCACATGTAaggaaattaaaataaaggTGAAATGTTTAAAGAACATGTTAAGGTATTTTAATTCAACTTATAAATGAGGCATATAGGTACCCATTTtaagttaaaaataatataaagtaGTAAAACTTAACCATAATCAGTATTATgcaattaaaatttaataaacgaaaaaatagtatatattatgacacaaattatatatcaatTATACGGGTATATATGCTtacacatataaatattttcataggtttttgcaaattttaaaacataaaaattaaaaaaatatacagaaaaatatatttcattaataaaattaaaaaatttataaaaatttttatgcaAAACGAATTAATCcttttaacaaaataataaacaatttaaacaatttaCCAATTGATGgcatataaaaacatgCTTTAACAAGCTTTAATaagttttaataatattaactaAGTATTTCCGATGTTGAAAATTTGTTATATCCCAAATATGAAGCTCGTCTTCATAAGGTGGATACTCACCTacacacacaaaaaaaaaaaaaaaaaattataacttaattcgaaaatatatatctaattatttatagataTAAAATGATGTGATCTTACCGAAAAGAACTATTCCCTTATTCTCATGTTCATTGTCCGAATTTAATAGCCATCCTgcgaaaaaataatttatcgTAACagttatgaaaaattaaaaatgaaaaattaaaaatgaatatccATATTTACGTAAATAGCAACTACTAATGTAGATTTTTTTGGGAGTTCTCATTTTGCTCACTTACCAGagtaaaaattttttatttttagtgTGTAATAAACCAAAAGCTGAGATggtgatataaaaataaaattaagagATCCATTACTTCCATGTTGgacaatataataaagattGGAATGTTCATCAAATGATATATGCATAGGTTGATATATACTTAATTCTGGTttgtttttcatatatggtatatattctattatatctttattttctgaTTTTAAATCCATTAttgttaaataataatttattttaaattttaaagtaTCATCATCGccattattttgattagaataattatttaaaaaaacatcaggcgatttttcatttttatttgtttcattATAGTTATcgtttttatgtatatactgctgtataaataataatcttCCATTTATTGGGTCTAAAGTTGCAACttgatttaataaatttccACAAAAATGTGATACTATCTCTACATTGTccatttttgtattttcatcaaaatCGCTATCACTAGCTAAGTGGActttaataaattcatatattttattaacatcCGAACTAGCTAAAATTACATAACAATAATTGTtaattagaaaaatattatgattttTCATAGCATTATTGATATGACAAGAATTAGATAAATTGTTAAAATTATagcatttgtttttttttaattgaacaaatacaaaaaagCATAGCTCATCATTATCATTACAAcctgatatatttatattcttaaaaaaatagttatctattaaaattgtatttataattgCACACGAATCTTTAGGTgtgtcattatttttacatataatacTTTGATCActgtttatattatttttatcagttacataaatgtgaaaatcattatttattttatttattcctaAAGCtacattttcaaaattattaaatatgttattatatccttcgaaatatattgtagaattattataatatgataTACTTGGCATAATTTTCCGATTGggtgttatatatatagctgatttatattttaaatgattaATATTCCTTAAATACATAAACTCAGGGTTCCTATAATTATCGGGTTGTCTTAAATTTACTTTATTTTGGTGAGCCTTTGCTTCctcttcttctttttcattttgtaaaatcGAAGTGAGcgtaaatataaacaaaaatattataaaatatctgAAATATGTCCTTCTCTCAGTTTCAATCCCGTCAGCACTTGGAGTAATCATAATAAACTATTTAAATGGGAAGCACTCGAtaagtataatatataagcaaagtgaaaaatgaatagggacaaaaaaaataatgaaaatatatatatctaagaaggcttatatatatttataaataaaggaCAATTAAATGGAATGCAACATAATACCCTATTAACATtctaattaaataaaatcgcatatgataaaaactaaaaaaaaataaaataacgaTCAACGGGGGTTttattgcatttttttttatttgtgaaaatgcaataataatatataaagcaTGAGGatattgtttaaaaatggaaataaaaaaaaatatatttttttttcgggATAATAACATATGTACATTTGTATAGAATATTAACATAATTTTAGCAATAGTTAATTTTACTctttcaatttttattatgagtttaaatattttttttttttgtcgtttgcatattttggcttaaaatattacacCTATAAATTTAGATTAAAAGGACATCATTCAAGATTGAGAattaaatgttttataaaattgtttaagaaaaaaaatatgaggacattttataattttaatttaatttaattactataagaataatattcaaataaataaatactaAAAATCATTAgtgttattataatttttttaaactttataaacacaaatatatgctaaaaatatgatatgtTGTATCATTGGATTTCATTGGGAGTATGAATATGCTTATAAATATCTTTGTGTGTGTGTgcctattattttttgaaaattttataagcATGACAATTGTGGAAATGCCATTTTATTCTACTTATAGTTGAAAATGgctaaataaaattaacatattacataaatattatgtaatatattatcaaaaattaaattaatagcATAAAGAAtgtcaatttttttgtatatataaccaaagtattaaatttttttttcgtaatttttttttcaaataataatgtatttatatttgacatattattactaaAGACAACTATATACTTACCATTttaaacacaaaaaaattttataatgttacatatttatttttcaataaagCGGTGATATTGTTTATACTTtcttaatttatatataaaaggaGTTATAAATGGGTAACTATTTTATGGATATCGTAAATAAAACaggaaatatatgtatactatatatttaaaactgTTTAATAAGGAATACAACAACTAACAcacattattttgttctcTTTCCCCACTGTGTGCTAccaaaaatgtatattagTTTAATCATATATGATATTATTCATAATggttatataataatatattgtaacatttttttcaagtttgaagaaaaatgtctatttccttttttattaaaaatattttttaatattttgtcAGTGAGAAGATTAAAGCcatcattttttagtataataatatatattacaaatttaattttttttaataaaaaattaaattttggCCCTAAATCAGtagtaaatatttcatcattcaaaaattaaaaaatatttttaatggaaaatattagaacatgattatatattttttttcaaaataaatactcttactattttttgcatattGTAAGTTCAAACCTATTAATAATCCATACTCAATAATATTGTATAGTCcctatacatattatatttactacGATCACAAGCTTATTTATAATCATTAAAAAAGgcttaattttaaaacagctataatatatatggttgcttatttttatgaaagaGAATATAGTATTGTTATTCCCTGcaaatatggaaaatttttaattttacaaaacaTAAGCATTTTAatctatataaatttaattgcATTTATCAagctatataaataaatatataaaaacatttcaataaaaaatttataattaaaatttattaatccGTTTGGTAACACATAAATGTTAACGACTTATTTTTGCGCATTAAAGAGGaatagtatataaataatattagtgCCAAACTAAATAAGCATTGTATATTGCATAATCTCTTTCGGCgccattaaaaaaagatatataaatatattaataatgggAATTTTCCTATCAATTTGATATTTCCCTGtgtgatttttttatatagatataaaataaatacaatataATACCTTGTATGTGCACTTTCAAAACATAATAAGTGTCAATTATACTAAGTTTATGtagtattaataaatttaaattgcATAAGTAAATATGACAACACTTTAAGTTATGTGAAGAAACAGACTTTTTTGGCATTTCATCTAAAcaccttttttttaaccaTATCATGGGtgtcaaaaaaatatcaattttaaaatgggGATTGGTATTACAGAAGAACGATCAGAAACATTTAAACAGAATAAAGGTTACTTTagtgatataaataatgttgattatatgaaaaaaataatatattttttaggaATATTTATACGTGTTATAACTTATTATTATGGATTATGGCAAGACAACAATTTAAATGTAAAATTTACAGACATAGATTATTATGTGTTTTCGGATGCTgcaaaatatgtattaaacAATAAGTCACCATATGATAGATATACATATCGGTACACACCATTATTAGCTTATTTAATGATAcctaattttataattaatttttcgtTTGgaaaatttcttttttcatcaATAGATTTTCTTGttagtattattataataaaaataataaaaataaaacatccTGAAactataaattatattttatatgcttCATTATGGCTATTAAATCCATTAGTTATTACAATTTCACTTCGAGGGAATGCTGATTGTATACCATGTTTACTTGTTTTATTAACCatcctttttatttatcaaaaaagaatatatctttcggcttttttttatggatTATCcgttaattttaaaatatatccaATTATCTATGCCTTGCCATTAATGCTATATCTAAATAAGAACTATTTAAATAaggataatatatttcaattgaaacaaataaaaacagaagacaaatacataaataaaattagaaatattttttatataataaggaATTTCTTCAAAGagttatttaaattaaacaGTGATCAACTTAAATTTTCACTTTTCAGCTTTACTACCTTTCTAGCtttaaacataattttttacgcAATGTAACCATAAgaaattacatatataagttCAATATTTCTTATTCATTTTCTCCCTTTTACCTCAATTTATTCTATACAAcaattaacaaaaatatcCATACTTTCTACatatttcttattttcCCTTTTATACTAGATATGgatatgaatttttatacGAATCATTTATTTACCATTTAGTTAGACAAGATCATAAGCACAATTTTTccctatttttttatgttatgTACTTAactattgaaaataattcaaaggTAATAcacaatataaatgaattttATGTTCTTTTGGCAAGCTTATTATTTCcccatttattttatcctTCATTGTATTATATAGACTCTTAAGAATGCAGCGTAAATGTGAAAAATGAATCACGTTTACAATCatcatttattatcatgtatataaatataatgaattattttatttattatattattaaattttaattatttttttcttttagaTTATTCCGCTAATAACATTTATACCCCAATTTATTCTTGTTGCATTATTTGGCTttaaatatgcaaaatTGAATTTAGAGTTATCCATGTTTTTACAAGTAAAGCGATAAGAAATTGCTATCTCaataattcatattataatgCTTCCCATGaatgcataaatataattttattttatttttttatataagaCACTATCTTTCATAGCATTGAACAAAGTCATCACATCTCAGGTAAATGCAGCACAAACATAATATACTCTTgcttttgaaaaataaagttatatatatatatatatatatttttattgttaacACAACTAGCTATATCTCATACACATGTTGAAAATTTACACCATTCTTCAAATATAACTtatgattattatataatttttttattatattttttaaaaatattttttcacacCACtacaacattttttatcccCAATTTACAGTACTTTATTTGGTGTATCCCTTTTCTTCCAATCATATTAAATTCTATAACCTTAAACAAGGTAACAAAACAAATCGGAAcaaatatgcatacaaaTATGTAAACTGATAAttccaaaaataaataaaaaataacaaatggAATTCCTAAACAAGAAAATGgaacattattatattctatACATTACCcatgtatatttttcccCTTTTTTCGCATGATAGACCAATTTAATCCTTATATTTTGTGCAGTATtgctttttattatagCTAAGGTTTGATTAAAAATtagaataaatatgtttttcatgttaatataataagtaTAAAATGGATATAGAACTTGTTAAATGCatgcatttttataagtaCGAGGGAAGACaatatacacacatatatatttatcaatgCAGGCACAGTGGCTTTTTTGGGCTTATTATCTTGAGTTCAAAGGATATAACACCTTTATACAAGTATaccattttaatatatttttcgtagactatcaaaaaaatattgttaaaaaaatagttgaAATATGGACCAAAATTGTACCAATTCTCTATACATATgactatatttattttattatatacatttacaatttttatagatATTTCATTCCTCAATTTTATTCGTTATATCGGAGATGGGTGTATGTTGGATTTTTATGTACATATCTTTTAAGGAAGGGAAGCCAAAAAAGGTGTTAAAGGAATAACAATTCTTCTCTTAATCACAAAAATTGaggattattttttttattttttattttattcgttatttatttataaaaaattcttAATGTTATAATATCACTTTTTTagtagtatatatatttttgtgtctatttttttgttgtgtaaatattgaaaggaataaatatatattttattaacatcatatatattcctataattaaaaaaatattttatttttttttagttaattatattaacaatatattatatctagctgaataaaaaaaaaaaaaaaaaaaaaaaccttGCATGATCAGAATATTTTGGGATTATATGTTTCTACAACAGAACAATGCGCTACCATAATGGTACAGCAGcatgaacaaaaaaaaaaaattatgttattattataaattacacaattagaaaaataatattccatatacttattttttatgtcataaattattacaatatatttattctgagcatattatataatactggatatttgttaaatatttgtagttatttaaataataaatatatgcatgtttttttaactcATTTTATTGTTCTCAACATTTAAAGTGTTAAGACATTCTATGAATACAAGTTTAATTGCTATTTTTAaactttataaatatttatatatatgtgtgttttttttaatttactGTTATAGACATTTTCCGCCttatttatacaatataAATGTTATACCCTTGCACAcgtaaatttatttatttattttattattttatatgaataaaaaataagaaaaataagacaatttcattatttttaattattcacagtttattattatattatatatttaaaaacatttttagagattatttatttaaaatattttttttaatttattgtgaagttttatttttgatgtcttaataaaaattcacTAAACGAAAGACATTTTTGACTTAATTGAACAtcatttgtatattttcttaatttgtgaaatattttgtttatttatggataaatataatcaattattattataaaatatgcttACAATCCGGGTTTAAATTTTTGAATCATTGCTTATGTAcctatatatgtacatacatttttttgtcttcttattgcatattatttttgtttatgcATTATGAATGTTTAATACCCATTCAAATATGCCAATGAATATGCCATATTTTTGCATGTCTTTCATTATATTGGACAAAGATATTCACagctatattattttgtgaaGTATACAACTCtgttgttattttttattatatatacttatatatttagatAATCTTATTATCTTTCATGAATTTGTTATTGTTGGATATGTGTTTTTTATGAAAGAAAAtgcatttaaataaaaatgaagataagAATACGACAAATATGGATGAATTGCACGTTGAGTCTTCCTCTAAAGAAGAGGCAATTCGGGTGTGTACCCGTATAAGGCCTCtatttgaaaaagaagTACGTATAGAATAAGCGATGAAATATTCCtaaattaaaatgtaataatttatatatatatatcgacttactattttacatttttctaGGTTAACAGCGGTCATCTAAAGGCTTGGAAAATGAACGACACTGATATGGAGTTGGTGGTTGAGCCACTTTCATTATCAGAAATGTTAAATGCAAGAATTCCTAAAAAGGGGAATAAATTGGAAGTCAAAAAAACAGTAGAAAAAACAGAAGGCCAAAAGTCTGTTTTGCAACGACACTATGCTTTTGATAGATGTTTTGACGATCACGGTAATTCATCCAAATACcttattgaaaaaatacataactGCACACGCATTTTAATGATTTGCTGTTTcatctttaaaaaatgttccCCATGAACTAATgataattgaaaaatatttaaattattaaatgcaacacatttacatatatatatttacatttatttttttcatttttcacTCCTTCAGTTGGCAACGAAGAAGTGTATAGACATTTAGCCAGAGATATTATTTTAGACACGTTTAAAGGGATAAATGGATGTATTCTTGCATATGGTCAAACGGGTTCAGGGAAGACACATAGTATCATGGGTGTTCCTGCTGACCCAGGTATGTTACCTAGATCATTAGcagaattttttaatggaATCGAAAACCCATCATCattaaatgaagaaaatgctAGCAGTAATACTGATGACGAATCTAATAATAACACAAAAGAATTTCTAATGAGTGTAACATATTTAGAAGTGTATATGGAGCGTGTTAATGATTTATTACAAGAGGGGTATAGGGGTGGTGCAGTTGAAAATTTGGATGTAAAGGAGGATCCTAAAAGAGGTTTTGTAGTTATCGGTATTCAAGAAGAGACAGTAACATCAATAGACGAAGTTATGCTTTTAGTGGCAAAAGCTGAGCAAAGACGACATATTTCTCAAACAAATTTCAATGAAACATCTTCAAGATCTcatacaatttttacaGTTATATTAGAATCAAATCAAGTATTGAGCAATGGCACATCTATTAATAAAAGAGGAGAGTTAAAAATAGTTGATCTAGCAGGTAATGAAAGAGCTGGAAGAGCGGCTGAAGGAATAGAGAATGCGAAAACGCTAATTGAAGAAGGAAaatcaataaataaaagtttatttgttttaagtGAAGTTATTTCTAAATTGTCTAAAAGAGCTCAAGCTATTGCTATGGGAgatgagaaaaaaataaaaaaaatacaagaGGATTTAGTTTTCATTCCATGGAGGGATTCTAAATTAACAAGAATATTAAGCAAAAGTTTAGGAGGGAATTGTCGTGCATCAGTTATTGTTGCTGTACACCCatctcatttttatttggatACATCTTTTTCCACATTGCGTTTTGCtttaaaatgtaaaacgattaaaaaaaaaatcgaagtaaattatttatctGCAGAACAATCTGTAATTATGCaacaaaaagaattaaTAGCTAAATTGCAAAACCaattaaaacatttatcGACAAGTAAAAATACAGATATAAATGCACATGTTGGAGATAAAGACTATATAAGTAATAAAGATCCAGAAAACGA contains:
- a CDS encoding GPI mannosyltransferase 1, putative is translated as MGIGITEERSETFKQNKGYFSDINNVDYMKKIIYFLGIFIRVITYYYGLWQDNNLNVKFTDIDYYVFSDAAKYVLNNKSPYDRYTYRYTPLLAYLMIPNFIINFSFGKFLFSSIDFLVSIIIIKIIKIKHPETINYILYASLWLLNPLVITISLRGNADCIPCLLVLLTILFIYQKRIYLSAFFYGLSVNFKIYPIIYALPLMLYLNKNYLNKDNIFQLKQIKTEDKYINKIRNIFYIIRNFFKELFKLNSDQLKFSLFSFTTFLALNIIFYAIYGYEFLYESFIYHLVRQDHKHNFSLFFYVMYLTIENNSKIIPLITFIPQFILVALFGFKYAKLNLELSMFLQTLSFIALNKVITSQYFIWCIPFLPIILNSITLNKTNLILIFCAVLLFIIAKAQWLFWAYYLEFKGYNTFIQIFHSSILFVISEMGVCWIFMYISFKEGKPKKVLKE